The genomic segment CTGGGGCCAGCAATGGAGAACCAACACAGGCGGGATTAGGGAAATGTGGCCAAGCTGTCGTTTCATCCCTGCGGAGCTGTAgctcaaaaaacaaatcaacaagtCTGTAATACTGCTGCCACTGTGACCTTCGGTGACCTCCTTCGATGTCTGGGGAACAGGTAGATAAACCTAAAAAGATGGTGAATCTTAAAAAGTTGTACAACATTAGTTGTAGGCTTAAGGTTCCAGGGTGAGAATGTCAGTAATGTAAATGGTCAGAATAAGAGACAGGGacacaaatttcatttcatttttcttttcatttttcttttcaaggttTGTCTAAgctgttaaaatataaatttattgCATTTTCATACACCCATTTGACTAAAAACGCTTAAGAGGAACCCCAGACTATGTTTATGGTTAGTTTAGTGGTGGGAAGGCgacatttttattcatcattattCTCCGCAACAACCCGTCAGGTGAGCAAACGTTAGGCTacttttcagtgattttttttttcagtttatttttatttatacaggaaTCAGTTCATATGTACGTGTTGTACGTTTTAAtcttttaccccccccccctaaaaaaaaaaaaaaaaaaatgaaactaatgaTTTGACACAAAGGTGAGGATACTTTTTAGGATCAATTTAACAGTTAAGAAACAGCAATCACCATCTTAACATTCAAAAAACATCCTTATtagagcttttattttttctgttctatATTATAGAGGCTAAACTAGTCTGTTATTATAttggatgaaaacataaaagatgAAATCAATAAGATATGAGCTCATTGTAAATTCAGAAAGAAGCAGTGGCTCACCATCCTCATTTGCAAGAGGGTAGGGCCCAAAAAATGAGAATAGTTTTAAAACTGTATAATATAAAGGCCTTTAATGAGAGGCTCACCCCCTGTTTACATGTCCCGAGCTTCTTCAGTCCACCCAGAGGCAGCAGATCAGCCGATTCTTGATGGAGGAACCGGACCGCCTGTTTCAGCCTCCTCTGATGCCTCACAGCCGCAGCATCCAGGACCCCCGGGTCCTCCCGGTCCTCCGTCCGTATCCCGGCGAACATCACGGCGGGTATCTGAGTCAAACCGGGGCGGTTCGTGTTTATCCTGCACTCGGCCTCGTCTGCAAACGACCGGATCCCGTGAGGAAGGTAACAAATAAATTCACTTCTgctttaaatttcaaaataaagctcaTATTCAAAAACCCATCAGAATGTTGTGACATTGTTCCTCTAAATAACGTCGCTGTGAGTCCAAAGCAACAAAAAGGTTCAGGTCCAATGAAGCTGCTGAACTGGACCCGAACTCATAAAATCACGGTTATGTTGAAATGTCAATTGCAAATGGGGATTCACAACACTGGTCCATCAGAACAAccctgctgcagtgttttattaGTAGCAAAAGGCACCACAAAGAATGAAAGGATGTGTTTtcgaactaaaaaaaaaatttagggcctatctgtctttctctgaagGAACCTCACAGCAACATGGCAATTCAGAGTGCCTTACTTGAGACAAAAAGGGcaagatataaaagaaacacaaggcaacataaagaaaaacaaaaacaatataaaatacacatataggtagcattttattaaaaacgtaaaacaaaataaaatagaagataAAACTAAGCTAGAACAGACTAAAACAGATTAAACATTACAATAGAGACTACTGTGCAGTAGATGTGAATGAACAGTCCCCAGTAACTGATTAACTTTGAAAGAATTTAGAGTTGTGGAAGATCTAAAATCTTCTGTAAAATGTTCCAGATATATGGTTTACGAAACTGACTGCAGCACTGAATGAATGTTTGGTTTTGACTCTGGGGAGAGAGAGTAGCAGACGGTGTAACAGACAAACTGAGAGGTCTGGAGGATTCACACGCTCCACGgcagcagatttaaaaaaaatgtattttggccCTAAACCCACGATATTTAACCTTTTGCAGAACAAGCTCACCAACACAGTTACGGGGTAAACGTTATGCGCATCATAAAAATGACTCTATGGCACAACAGTTGCATTAGATTGTGCagttgtacctaataaagtggccactgagtgtatgtgCTCGTAGAGTCTGTGCTGCTGACTATACCGGTGACTAGCAGCAGGAAAGACCTTCAGTAAAAGCCGCCTTCTGTAGATCTGGACCCAGGCGGTGGAATTTCTTCGTCTCTTGATCCGGGGACAGCAGCGACAATAGAGGCTCCAACTTTGTGCTCATTacggaggctgcagtttgtggcgCTGTTGAATCTCATTACGTTATGCTGAGAGGCGTCTGTATGATTTTCTCCACCTCGAGGCTAAACGACAGAAACACCTCTCCGTATAATCCAGTACAGCACGGCAGCACCACAAACCGCATCCTCCGACGCCTGAATCAACGAGCGACCTCACAGGGCTGCTGGAttagactgcatcagttttagATAAGTGCAGCTCACAATCTGTCGactgagtgtatgtttgtgcacgCAAGGGATATGACGCTGGTTTCTGGGGGCTCTCAATGTACTTACATCACAGTTCTGTGAACTGTAACAATGTCCAGGGAGATACACATGCGCatacagccaaaaaaaaaaaaaaaggacaacaaagctGAGCAAAGATAAATGAACATAATCATATAACGTTTATGTATATGGCAGTAGGTGGAAAAAGTCAGttaataagtaaatacaaataaataaacataaaataatgaaaattaataaatataaaaaatgtacaaataaataaaattattaaaaataaaaagtaaaacacaaataaactgaatgaaataatataaagctaagaggaaaaattaaaaagatagaaaaataaaaaataaaagacagacacacacgcacagatatATGTTTGTGTCTATAGATACATGGTCCATTTCTGCTGAACCCAGCTAgtatattatatgttttttttcccgtcaTTTCAGGAATCCAAGATGTGATGTTTGGTGTCACCGTCAGACAGGTGTCTGCCGGacatttcctctcttcacttcATTGCCCACattccctctgtttttcccaCATCACCTTGTTTCCAACATGGAGGCCGAAAAACCTCCCCACACGTCGCTGTTTACGTCGAAAAATCGAACCTAACCCCATCCTTCGGCACAGAGCGGGTCGAAATACACTGTCTCGGTCCGCTGTCGCCTTGTGTTAAAGTTTAAGTACTTATTTTCTACGAGGACGCTTCGCTTTTTCAGTCAAAAGCCTGAGACAATACGAAAACCGACGCGGAATGGCGTCTGGCAGGGGCCCGGGGAGATGAATAACAGCAACGCACGAGCCGAATCGTGAATGAGGGACATATTAATTGACCAATAGGAGTGGGATTTGTGAGTCTCTAGCCAATCACAGCGTCTGGTGTGTATGTAGGCAGGGCGCACAGTTCGCAGGATTGCGCTGGCGTACATGTTCCCGGTGTACGGGCATCGCGGAGCGTTTCCTGCACTGGTGCATGGTGGTCGAACAGGAGGAATTGTTGGAAATTTTTCGGAGGTTAGTTTATAAATTGGTTTTTACCCAGTGTGCATTATTCCCACAGCCATCTCTGAGAGGGGTTGGGGGCGGCAGGCTGCGGCATGGACTCGAAAGACCCCtggaaaatacagttttagcaaaaaataaagtgacatCCAGCGGGTCAAAATGCTTATGTTATCGTTACTTAGCTCAGCGGTTCCCCGGTCTTGTTTCCGAACTGCGTCGCCAGTTTCACGGCTTGAAGCTTCACGGAGGCAGCTAGCTACCCCTCAAGCTGCCGCACACAGACAGCTCAGCCTTCTGATAGCGACTACAAACAGACGTACGCTTGTTAACCCGAGAATCTTTTGGAAATAGTTTGATGATAGCCGCTGAGAAGTCGTGACAGCGCGGACTGGCGTAGTTACCACAGCTATTAGCATGGTGGCTAACCTGCTAGCTCCGTTATGACAGAGCGTTATAACCGTACCTGACTGCTCTCACATGCTGCCAGTGCTCTAACCGGCCAGGGTCAGCCTTACAACTCAGCCGGCTCACCGCGCTGGTTATATCGTGTAATTTCCCAGTGGCAAATGTGGCAAGTCATAGTTGTGCTACATCGTAGCTAGCTAGCCCCCGATGCTACATTTAAATCATCAagcgccaaaaaaaaaaaaacaacggcGACAGTAGACACTGACATGAGAGGTCAGCCAggtaaaaacaagtaaaacatgGCTCACAACTACCCGAAAAAGCCTACAAATGCTTCTCATTTATACGAGTAATACAAGCagctaactgtgtctgtgaaCTGAGGATGTAAACCAGGCTGGATTACAACTGATAACTTCTCCAGAGCTCCCAAGACTCtagttttagtgttttaacTAAACACTAAACCtaaatttgtaattaaatggAGCATGTGTCTGGGATTGTGCCATGAAAGCACAGTTACTGACATGTTAAGGGCCTTAAAGTTGGTTATGTTTTATTGCTTGAACTTGAGGCCTTGACTTGAAGCCAGGTACCAGTGTtgaaatctagttttaagatcttctttgtttcagttttgtgttcatACTGCATGTTGCAGGGctgtaataattattttaatcatcGATAAATCCACcaattattgttttgattgtttgttaGATATAGTGCcggaaaatagtgaaaattgccTGTTGCATTTTCCCAGAGTttcccaaagatattcattttccTCCTGTATATAAGAGAGAACATCGTCACATCTGAGTAACTGGAACTAGAgaaattttgccatttttgttatGATGATTAATCATCAGACAATTaacaaattgattaatcgactaatcgtgGCAGCTTTAGTTTTCACAAATAGAGAAAgggtttcacaaatctgaaactgctttaaacagttttttacCTTCTGGTTAATTAAGTCCAGATTTGACAAGTCTCCATACAGTGGGTTTTGATCTGGATCTGGTTTGATGTTGTCTAGATGGGGGAAAAAGCAATGTATGTGTGATGTTAAGGGGTTTTTAAGCTAGGCCtggtcatgttttatttatgtatccTTTTAATTAAGAATTTTATTTAGAACATTGTCGCAGCTAACAAGTGTGACCTGACAACGACAATCAAGAAtccatttcacaatttttttttagggatATAGAACATATCAAAAATAAGTTGTACATCACTTGAGTACAAAAAGTCTAAATATACAGAGATCATACATTGAGATACATAAAGACACAGAATGTCCTTAAGAGAATCTATGGTAGGgtatagagaaaagaaaaaagaaattgatacaccataaaaggaaaaaaaaatgattatgctTTACTGTCTGAACTTGAGGCCTTGACTTGAAGCCAGGTACCAGTGTtgaaatctagttttaagatcttctttgtttcagttttgtgttcatACTGCATGTTGCAGGGctgtaataattattttaatcatcGATAAATCCAccaattattgtttttattgtttgttagATATAGTGCcggaaaatagtgaaaattgccTGTTGCATTTTCCCAGAGTttcccaaagatattcattttccTCCTGTATATAAGAAAGAACATCGTCACATCTGAGTAGCTGGAACTAGAgaaattttgccatttttgttatGATGATTAATCATCAGACAATTgacaaattgattaatcgactaatcgtgGCAGCTTTAGTTTTCACAAATAGAGAAAgggtttcacaaatctgaaactgctttaaacagttttttacCTTCTGGTTAATTAAGTCCAGATTTGACAAGTCTCCATACAGTGGGTTTTGATCTGGACCTGGTTTGATGTTGTCtagatggggggaaaaaagcaatgTATGTGTAATGTTAAGGGGTTTTTAAGCTAGGCCtggtcatgttttatttatgtatccTTTTAATTAAGAATTTTATTTAGAACATTGTCGCAGCTAACAAGTGTGACCTGACAACGACAATCAAGAAtccatttcacaatttttttttagggatATAGAACATATCAAAAATAAGTTGTACATCACTTGAGTACAAAAAGTCTAAATATACAGAGATCATACATTGAGATACATAAAGACACAGCATGTCCTTAAGAGAATCTATGGTAGGgtatagagaaaagaaaaaagaaattgatacaccataaaaaggaaaaaaaaaaatgattatgctTTACTGTCTGAACTTGAGGCCCTGATTTGAAGATGGTACCTGTGTTGAAATCTAGTTTCAAgaccttttatttcattgtcGTGCTTACATGTTGCACGTTCCTTAACGTGTTTGATCATATTACCACAAAATGTATCTAGACACATGTGCAGTATTTCAGCGTAGAAAAACTGTGCATGTTGCGCATGTGGGAGGAAGAGGGGTTAATAGGGACCCACCAAATTATTTTCGAGCGTCTTTGTATGTGAGCATGGCTTGGAGGTAGTTTGTATGTTGGCTGTACATACAAATTGTAACATGTAACAAGTGTGCTACTATCATCAGTGGACCACTAGATCTGACATCTTGTACAGTATCTCCACCGTCAGTGCTCATCAAGtgtgttctctgtgtttgttcacTGGCATGTGGACACCGGTATAAGTTTCAAATGTGTCTCCTGCGTGTGTCGCTCCAGCAGCTAAAGCATGCTCTTGGCCCAGATAAACCGGGACTCGCAGGGAATGGCCGAGTTTCATGATGCAGACGGGCAGCCGGTCACTTTCTGTCTGACAGAGGCCGTGACAGTGGCAGGTGAGCTCCCACGCATGAACTTATAACACTGTTTGATGTCAACAACGTTCGACTACAAACACTGCCTGGGGTGGACAACTTGCCAAATTATTtcgttattttatttcataatttctttATCATATGTCGTAATATTGTCGCTGTACCACTGCTGAGTAAATAAGACAAACTTAATAATTCAATAAAGGTAAATTTAATTATCAAACCACAAAAATAAGTACAAGAACGGATGCATACTTTAGTTATAAGACTTGAATACTATATATTTAATGAGCATCTACTATAAACAATATGaaccatgaaaaataaaagtagtgaGTAACTATTTATATTCTTGTCTTATGTCTGCcctttgtaaagcactttgaaataGCTTATTTTGATAACTGCTATATAAACGTTATTCTTATCAATTATGTGTACACCATACATTAATACTAACTATGAAAGTGTGTTGAGATACAAATGACTACAAATAAAGGAGGAGATAAGGATGTTTCAGTAATTAAATATGAGAATTGCTCTTTCTGCAACCACAGTTAACAGCTGGGAAGTGTGACTGGCTCATAGAGAAACCTGGGATTCAGTAGGACAagtaatacaatattttttgtaacaatGAATCCAAACTGGGGAGGCAATAGAAAAAACATTGCACTCCatcctcattaaaaaaactttcaaatttgCCTTAGTTGGCGACTTTAAAGAGTAAAATCCAAACAATGAGTGATTTCTCCAACCAGAGAAAGATTAATCAGTATCAGATCTTGTCCCTTTGGAAAATAACAAGAGATAACACTGTGATCTTCTTACTTCTTAAGCCTACGGTTAAACTATTGTCATTGTCAAATAATTTCCCAGATGGTGATCAGATGGAGAGCATGGACACAGTGAGCCTGCAGGCTGTTACTCTTGCGGACGGATCCACTGCATACATCCAGCACGACTCCAAAGCTTCCTTTTCAGATGGACAGATCATGGACGGCCAGGTGATCCAGCTGGAGGACGGCTCTGCTGCCTATGTTCAGCATGTGTCGATGCCTAAAGCAGGTAAGACACGGAGAATTCTCGTTGTACTCCATTATGTGCAGACATATCACCCGCCAGCCTTGCAAGGCTCTGTGGCTCAGTGGGAAACAacagtttgtttgcatttcatcTAGATGACATAATGGCATCTTATAGGACTGCGAGCATATATTGACACGTCCAGAAATTTAGCTAGAGCAGAGATTAACCAGTTACTGTTTGTGAGTCAGTAGTGcctaatttacttttttttttctgttgcaggaGGGGACAGTTTACAGCTTGAAGATGGACAGGCAGTTCAGCTAGAAGATGGAACGACAGCCTACATTCACACACCCAAAGGTAAAAGTTGTTTAATACCTAATAACTTGACTTGCATACCGATGTGAATAATTAAAGAGTAATTCGGATACGAACAGTGTCATGTTTCATCAGTTGGTTATATTCAGTTCATTCTGCAAGTTATTTGTGATCACCAGTTTTTATTCGTATTTTCCTTGGTTTAAAACCAAACGTTACAAACTTTAAACACCACACAACTCAAAAGGAAGGGCAAGAGCAAAGGagagaaattaagaaaagaaaaaatgatgaagAATAATTTAGGGTTTTGGCATAACTACTTCGAATCAGTCTTCTCCTAGAGACGTAATGTACAAGTAACTTGCGGCGTAAAATCAAAGGTTAGCTACCAAGCTGGTTTGTGGACATTGGAGTGTGTCTAGAAACATGTTACacactttactttaaatgcAGTACATAGTGTCTTGTGGCTGCATTCAGCTCAGATCTGTTTCTTTGAGTGTAGGAGTTTCCTCTTTGTGACACTTTTATGACAGATTCCTTCTCATATGCGCCATGAAATTGGCTGAATATTGGCAACTCTACAAAGACTCTTGTAGTCTGTTGGAGTGACTTGAAAACACATTGTTAGCTGTTTGATTGTAGAgcagtgaaacattttgaaaattcttAGGATCTGGCTTTTATGGTCTGTTTTATTCATGGGtattaaaaaaatgctcaaacaaatttaaagaaTCAATttagaaatgtacagtaaattaataATAGCTACCTTTTAACAGTGATTACTCATGAGTCTTGATTTTAATAAGTCCACTCTGACAGCTGAGTGACTTTGTACAAAGAAGCAGTTACTTTGTCTGCAGACATGTACAGTAGGAAACAATCCATCCTCTCTGAGCAAAAAGCCATCTCAGGTTTTACACTAAACCCAAGGCCAGTTTCCctcatttgatttctttctctgcacccttctctttgtttctgtgcagaTGCATATGACCAGAGCGGCTTGCAGGAGGTTCAGCTGGAGGACGGCAGCACAGCCTACATCCAGCACACGGTGCACATGCCCCAGTCCAACACCATCCTGGCCATCCAGGCTGACGGCACCATCGCAGACCTGCAGACCGAGGCCACTGCCATCGACCCTGAGACCATCAGCGTACTGGAACAGTACACCACCAAGGTGATACTACATTACTGTACTGGTGTTGCACCAGTTTGGCTAATTTATCGTGATAcaacattacaaacattttaatgtcattttttaatactttttaccTTTTACCTTTTGGGATAATGTGCTGATGCCgttaatcacacacacattcccccTCGGCTGTGAATGTTCATGATTCTGACAGTATATACCGTAATATGAAGTGTCGTTTCACCTCCCTGTCAGGTGGAGAATATAGAAAACCCCTTAGGGTCCTTCAGCAGAGTGGAAGCAGACAACGGCGTCCACATGCGGGTAGAGTATCTTAGCATCTTtctagaatatttttttcatgactttttaaTCCTTCGTTCAGGTTTAACATTGAGGTCTAATTGACGCCTCTTTCAGATTGTGTTACAGGGTCAAGACAACAGGCCAGGAAGGGTTTCAAATGTAGGAGAAAAGTCTTTCCGCTGTGAATATGAGGGCTGCGGAAAGCTCTACACCACTGCCCACCATCTCAAGGTAAGTGTGGgtgttgtggttttgtgtgaCCGCCTATGTTTTGCTGTGTTGCTTTGCTTGTGCCCACTCAAGTGTGTGACGGTATAAAGACAGTATTTTCCTCGCAGCGTCATCCTATTATGTTGTTAGCTACTCGTTTGTTTTATCAGCCTCACTGCTACacagttttgtgtgtgcttcTCGCAGGTACACGAGCGCTCCCACACCGGAGACAAACCCTATGTCTGCGACTATCCCGGCTGTGGGAAGAAGTTTGCAACAGGTAGCCATGGAAAACGCAATTTTTCACACAGAATTGTCtaattcatttttaagcaatttaatatatttgcacATCGGAACATGTcgtatttattttatctttttccagACTGCATAATTCAGAgtaggaagagagacagaatacATCAGAACATTTTGGCAGATTACTTTTGAGCTCTTATTGATTGCTGTAATGTTCTGATTGAACACCTTGATGAAAATGCCATTATTACTACTGGATAttgattttcttgaaaaattaacgcttaaaaatcaaagtaaaatgctgttattgggctgcaacaaatgattGAACAGTGTGTTAACCAGGAATAAGGGCTTTGCTGAATGTCAGTGactcacttttggtttttttgttttggttttttttttggctatttaAGGGTATGGCCTAAAGAgtcactcacgcacacacacggggGAGAAGCCATATAGATGCCAGGAACTGAACTGCTGCAAGTCCTTTAAAACATCCGGAGACCTTCAGAAGCACACAAGGACTCATACAGGTGTTCTACCACACCCAGAAACTCACTGACAGGTCATAATTGTGTTGCAACATACAGTGAGACTGAAGGTGTGTAAAAGTGCCATACGTGTCATAAGTCTGGCACAGGgtttaaatgcagttttgcaGGAGCAAGGAGCCGAAATGATAACTACTAATACATGGCCTCAGGGCTGTTTGCTTAATACAGaagtgactgagtgtgtgtaactgaaattcaatcatttttattattttgtaacagGCCAGAGTCAAGCACCATCTGATCTTTGAAACAACACAGATTGTTGTGCAGTGCCAGAATTGGCTGAACAAAGTGCGGCGTTTTGTTGAATGAATGCCTGGAGCGTAATTCTCCCCGAGAGCCAACGAAGTGCTGGGGGAGTTTTCAGGCACACGGTCATCATGAGAAGCATGATGGCAAGATGGTGCTTTTTAATTTCGAAATACAggattttttcaattttgtcatttatagAGTGATATGGCCTAATAGAGAGACATACAGTGTTTCACAGAATATACCAGCATATGTTATGTCAAACAATGAAGTATTATCAttgtgtatttctctctcttgaacaattttaaaatcaccTCCCACTCAGTTCCAAATGGatccattttcattatttcttacACATAAAGCTGGTGACAACATTATTTGAATTGAGAATTGATTTTTAATCTAAATTCCCttttaaacaccaaaaaaatatcaacagacCCGTACAATAAGTTGTGGAAAATCATGAAGATTTCAAACTGGAAACGATAACTCCTTAAACCCTGACATCCCATTTCTTGTATTGCAGGAGAGAAGCCTTTTAAATGCCCAGTCGAAGGCTGCGGCAGGTCGTTTACCACCTCCAATATCCGTAAGGTTCACATCCGAACACACACCGGAGAGCGGCCATACTACTGCTCTGAGCCGACCTGTGGACGGTCCTTCGCTAGTGCCACCAACTACAAGAACCACATGAGGATTCACACCGGTGAGTAGTTTTACACCACCTCCGCTTCTGTTGTCTGTTCAATGTAACTCATAATGTGTCAGCAGGCAGTGGTTTAGTATCCTACTCCAACACTCTCCAGCTTTGCACCTGTACCAAGCCTTAAGTGAAGCATGTAGTAGTTCTTGATTTGCTGTACAACACTTCAATAAAGACAGGAGTTTTCACAACTTCTtccatttatattaaaaaaacaaaacccattgTCTGACTACTTTCCTGCGTCTCCAGGGGAGAAACCATATGTGTGCACAGTGCCCGGGTGTGAGAAGCGCTTCACAGAATACTCCAGCCTCTACAAACACCATGTTGTTCATACACCCTGCAAACCTTACAACTGCAACCACTGTGGGAAGACCTACAAACAGATCTCCACGCTCGCCATGCACAAACGCACTGCCCACAACGACACAGAGCCCAtcgaggaggagcaggaggcgTACTTTGAGCCACCAACAggtcagtgtaaaaataatgatatagAGAAACTCCTTAACACACGGTTTCACTTTCAAGAACTGTGAGATGTGTAGGATCAGATCAAACTTGGA from the Xiphias gladius isolate SHS-SW01 ecotype Sanya breed wild chromosome 8, ASM1685928v1, whole genome shotgun sequence genome contains:
- the znf143b gene encoding zinc finger protein 143 isoform X2; translated protein: MLLAQINRDSQGMAEFHDADGQPVTFCLTEAVTVADGDQMESMDTVSLQAVTLADGSTAYIQHDSKASFSDGQIMDGQVIQLEDGSAAYVQHVSMPKAGGDSLQLEDGQAVQLEDGTTAYIHTPKDAYDQSGLQEVQLEDGSTAYIQHTVHMPQSNTILAIQADGTIADLQTEATAIDPETISVLEQYTTKVENIENPLGSFSRVEADNGVHMRIVLQGQDNRPGRVSNVGEKSFRCEYEGCGKLYTTAHHLKVHERSHTGDKPYVCDYPGCGKKFATGYGLKSHSRTHTGEKPYRCQELNCCKSFKTSGDLQKHTRTHTGEKPFKCPVEGCGRSFTTSNIRKVHIRTHTGERPYYCSEPTCGRSFASATNYKNHMRIHTGEKPYVCTVPGCEKRFTEYSSLYKHHVVHTPCKPYNCNHCGKTYKQISTLAMHKRTAHNDTEPIEEEQEAYFEPPTDAIDDPNVSYTTAVVEADDSGSEQVPVESSDMVGQQHVALVTQEDGTQQQVSISEADLQAMGGTITMVTQEGTTITIPAHELATQGAHSVTMVTTDGSDEQVAIMTPDMASFQTVEEAGYSQEQDDIHPVTLLATSNGTHIAVQVRRTTP
- the znf143b gene encoding zinc finger protein 143 isoform X1 — its product is MLLAQINRDSQGMAEFHDADGQPVTFCLTEAVTVADGDQMESMDTVSLQAVTLADGSTAYIQHDSKASFSDGQIMDGQVIQLEDGSAAYVQHVSMPKAGGDSLQLEDGQAVQLEDGTTAYIHTPKDAYDQSGLQEVQLEDGSTAYIQHTVHMPQSNTILAIQADGTIADLQTEATAIDPETISVLEQYTTKVENIENPLGSFSRVEADNGVHMRIVLQGQDNRPGRVSNVGEKSFRCEYEGCGKLYTTAHHLKVHERSHTGDKPYVCDYPGCGKKFATGYGLKSHSRTHTGEKPYRCQELNCCKSFKTSGDLQKHTRTHTGEKPFKCPVEGCGRSFTTSNIRKVHIRTHTGERPYYCSEPTCGRSFASATNYKNHMRIHTGEKPYVCTVPGCEKRFTEYSSLYKHHVVHTPCKPYNCNHCGKTYKQISTLAMHKRTAHNDTEPIEEEQEAYFEPPTDAIDDPNVSYTTAVVEADDSGSEQVPVESSDMVGQQHVALVTQEDGTQQQVSISEADLQAMGGTITMVTQEGTTITIPAHELATQGAHSVTMVTTDGSDEQVAIMTPDMASFQTVEEAGYSQEQDDIHPVTLLATSNGTHIAVQLSDQPSLEEAIRIASRIQQGESPGLDD